A section of the Choristoneura fumiferana chromosome 5, NRCan_CFum_1, whole genome shotgun sequence genome encodes:
- the LOC141427799 gene encoding uncharacterized protein, translated as MKFFVCALLVLAASASASDKAEPRDKRGIYGEPGGLHSAPLLSSSLHSAPLRSSSLHAPLLGHSLHSAPLLNSQSLHSAPLLGSHSLQSAPLLSSHSLHSAPLLSSHSLHSAPLLSSQSLHSAPLLSSQSLHSAPLLSSQSLHSSPLLSSHSLHSAPLLSSQSLHSAPLLSSHSLHSAPLLSSHSLQSAPLLSGHSLHSAPLLSGHSLHSTSLLRSHSLSPYASAHLHSAPLLHSAPLLSSHGLHSAPLLSHGLHSAPLLSSNSLHSSSLAHSPLLSNSLHSAPLLSNSLHSAPLLHSAPLLHSAPLHESLHAPLHSNLLSVPRYASGW; from the coding sequence GTGTGTGCCCTTCTAGTCCTGGCGGCGTCGGCCTCCGCTAGCGACAAAGCGGAGCCCCGTGACAAGCGTGGCATCTACGGAGAGCCCGGCGGCCTCCACTCCGCTCCGCTGCTCAGCTCGTCCCTCCACTCAGCACCCCTGCGCAGCTCCTCGCTGCACGCGCCGCTGCTGGGACACTCGCTGCATTCTGCCCCGCTGTTGAACTCTCAATCTCTGCACTCTGCCCCGCTATTGGGCTCACACTCTCTGCAGTCTGCCCCGTTGTTGAGCTCACATTCTCTGCACTCTGCCCCGCTTTTGAGCTCACATTCTCTGCACTCTGCCCCACTGTTGAGCTCACAATCTCTGCACTCTGCCCCGCTGTTGAGCTCACAATCTCTGCACTCTGCCCCCCTATTGAGCTCACAATCTCTGCACTCTTCCCCACTTTTGAGCTCACACTCTCTGCACTCTGCACCGCTGTTGAGCTCACAATCTCTGCACTCTGCCCCGCTATTGAGCTCACACTCTTTGCACTCTGCCCCACTATTGAGCTCACACTCTCTGCAGTCTGCCCCACTCCTGAGCGGCCACTCCCTGCACTCTGCCCCGCTCCTGAGCGGCCACTCCCTGCACTCTACGTCTCTGCTCCGCTCTCACTCTCTCTCCCCGTACGCCAGCGCTCACCTTCATTCGGCTCCTCTTCTGCATTCAGCTCCATTGTTGAGCTCTCATGGTCTCCACTCTGCGCCATTGTTGTCCCATGGTCTCCATTCTGCTCCCCTGCTGAGCTCCAACAGCCTGCACTCCTCGTCTCTCGCCCACTCTCCCCTCTTGTCCAATTCTCTCCACTCCGCCCCCCTCTTGTCTAACTCTCTCCATTCTGCTCCGCTCCTGCACTCCGCTCCTCTCCTGCATTCTGCTCCTCTGCATGAGTCTCTGCACGCTCCCCTCCACTCCAACCTGCTATCAGTACCGAGGTACGCCTCAGGCTGGTAA